In one Choloepus didactylus isolate mChoDid1 chromosome 1, mChoDid1.pri, whole genome shotgun sequence genomic region, the following are encoded:
- the CCDC71 gene encoding coiled-coil domain-containing protein 71 translates to MSVVVQHVEEKAVHSWSRISTAGKKALEEALLVFNPMSQDLSATEAQLVAFLQGLRDDGFQPTVLRSGDVYGYSSCTASPPSQTKMEARAPTPAATSPPASAPRTAMRLPAGRATLLPMPLSGRLAKASTPTLPKHATTNLLLSSLKQSSASQARGAAVGFPTHLYPGVYPAMRLSVVLEALVPLKTPMPCLSAKHKAQSLQLSLDSPLKLQKGPGKGSGNPCPKVPRKVTNKSPKCLTRKVPRAGPQRGSGPQSKTFKAAGSFNGPQVKGGSALCTKTTQAKTVAKAASTQVKARTVAKTASAKMAQTQAKAAQAKVAKARSKDKVARIKAKMVQIKAKTKTARAKAKSKIPQIKAKVTRTQPRSRGRPKGSIQVRTVRRGQKSHPETVGQKRERAEEAKELSPQKRTRLGLPSPKVRLRPATAKLPKFRAIKVDRRSSDDEVRQQAQQILRVNLSPVIRLQPLLPYSTS, encoded by the coding sequence ATGAGTGTGGTGGTGCAGCATGTGGAGGAGAAAGCTGTGCACTCCTGGTCGCGTATCTCCACGGCAGGGAAGAAAGCCTTGGAGGAGGCGCTGCTTGTGTTTAATCCTATGAGTCAAGATCTCAGTGCTACAGAGGCCCAACTTGTGGCCTTCCTGCAGGGCCTACGGGATGATGGCTTCCAACCCACTGTCTTGCGCAGTGGCGATGTCTATGGCTATAGTTCTTGCACAGCCAGTCCTCCAAGCCAGACAAAGATGGAAGCTCGTGCCCCTACCCCAGCTGCCACATCACCTCCAGCTAGTGCTCCCCGAACTGCCATGCGGCTGCCTGCAGGCCGGGCCACACTCCTCCCCATGCCACTTTCTGGCAGGCTAGCCAAAGCATCCACACCAACCCTCCCCAAGCATGCTACCACCAACCTGCTGCTGAGCTCCCTGAAGCAGTCAAGTGCTAGCCAGGCCCGAGGTGCAGCAGTGGGCTTTCCAACCCACCTCTATCCAGGCGTTTACCCTGCCATGCGGCTCTCCGTTGTCCTCGAGGCTCTGGTTCCATTGAAGACCCCCATGCCCTGCTTGAGTGCCAAGCACAAGGCACAGTCACTGCAGCTGTCACTTGACTCTCCCCTGAAGCTGCAGAAGGGTCCAGGGAAAGGTTCAGGGAATCCCTGTCCCAAGGTTCCCAGAAAAGTCACAAACAAGAGCCCAAAGTGTCTGACTCGCAAAGTCCCCAGGGCTGGACCCCAGCGAGGCTCTGGGCCCCAGAGCAAGACCTTTAAAGCTGCTGGGTCCTTTAATGGCCCACAAGTGAAAGGGGGCTCTGCCCTGTGCACCAAAACCACCCAGGCCAAGACAGTGGCCAAAGCTGCCTCTACCCAGGTAAAAGCTAGAACAGTTGCCAAGACTGCCTCAGCCAAAATGGCCCAGACACAGGCCAAGGCTGCCCAAGCCAAGGTGGCCAAGGCCCGGTCCAAAGACAAGGTGGCACGGATTAAGGCCAAGATGGTGCAAATCAAGGCCAAGACCAAGACAGCACGGGCCAAGGCCAAATCCAAGATACCACAAATCAAGGCCAAGGTGACTCGGACCCAGCCCAGGAGCAGAGGTAGGCCCAAGGGGTCTATTCAGGTCAGGACTGTGAGGAGGGGCCAGAAGAGCCACCCTGAGACTGTGGGACAAAAACGGGAAAGAGCCGAGGAGGCAAAGGAGCTTTCTCCCCAGAAGAGAACACGGCTTGGGCTCCCATCCCCTAAGGTGCGACTAAGGCCTGCCACAGCAAAGCTGCCGAAGTTCCGGGCCATCAAGGTGGACAGAAGGTCCTCAGATGATGAGGTACGGCAGCAGGCTCAACAGATCCTTCGAGTGAACCTTTCACCAGTGATCCGGCTCCAGCCACTGCTGCCATACTCCACATCCTGA
- the KLHDC8B gene encoding kelch domain-containing protein 8B, whose product MATGGGRAFAWQVFPPMPTCRVYGTVAYQDRHLLVLGGCGRAGLPLDTAEILDLASHTWLALTPLPTARAGAAAAVLGKQVLVVGGVDEGQSPVAAVEAFLTDEGRWERRATLPQAAMGVATVERDGMVYALGGMGPDTAPQAQVRVYEPRRDCWLSLPSMPTPCYGASTFLHGNKIYVLGGRQGKLPVTAFEAFDLEACTWTRHPSLPSRRAFAGCAMAEGSIFSLGGLQQPGPHNFYSRPHFVSTVEMFNLEHGSWTKLPRSLRMRDKRADFVVGSLGGHIVAIGGLGNQPCPLDSVEGFSLARRRWEALPTMPTARCSCSSLQAGPRLFVIGGVAQGPSQAVEALCLRDGV is encoded by the exons ATGGCTACAGGAGGTGGCCGGGCTTTTGCTTGGCAGGTGTTCCCCCCCATGCCCACCTGCCGGGTGTATGGCACAGTGGCCTACCAGGACAGGCACCTGCTGGTATTGGGGGGCTGTGGCCGGGCTGGACTGCCTCTGGACACTGCCGAGATACTGGACCTGGCCTCACACACATGGCTGGCACTGACACCACTGCCCACTGCCCGGGCTGGGGCTGCTGCCGCAGTGCTAGGCAAGCAAGTGCTAGTGGTGGGTGGCGTGGATGAGGGCCAGAGCCCGGTAGCTGCTGTGGAGGCCTTCCTGACTGACGAGGGCCGCTGGGAGCGTCGGGCCACCCTCCCTCAAGCAGCCATGGGGGTTGCAACTGTGGAGAGAG ATGGTATGGTGTATGCTCTGGGAGGAATGGGCCCTGACACGGCTCCCCAGGCCCAAGTACGGGTGTATGAACCTCGCCGGGACTGCTGGCTTTCGCTACCCTCCATGCCCACGCCCTGCTATGGGGCCTCCACCTTCTTGCATGGGAACAAGATCTATGTCCTGG GGGGCCGCCAGGGCAAGCTCCCAGTGACTGCTTTTGAGGCCTTTGATCTGGAGGCCTGTACCTGGACCCGACACCCCAGCCTGCCCAGCCGCCGGGCCTTTGCTGGCTGTGCCATGGCCGAAGGCAGCATCTTTAGCCTGGGCGGCCTGCAGCAGCCAGGGCCCCACAATTTCTACTCCCGGCCGCATTTTGTCAGCACTGTGGAGATGTTCAACCTCGAGCATG GGTCCTGGACGAAGCTGCCCCGCAGTCTGCGCATGAGGGATAAGAGGGCTGACTTTGTGGTTGGCTCCCTTGGGGGCCACATCGTGGCCATTGGGGGCCTTG GAAACCAGCCATGCCCTCTAGACTCCGTGGAGGGCTTCAGCCTTGCACGACGGCGCTGGGAGGCACTGCCCACCATGCCCACAGCCCGCTGCTCATGCTCCAGCCTACAGGCTGGGCCCCGGCTGTTTGTAATTGGGGGTGTGGCCCAGGGCCCCAGCCAAGCTGTGGAGGCACTGTGCCTACGTGATGGGGTCTGA
- the C1H3orf84 gene encoding uncharacterized protein C3orf84 homolog has product MQSALAGSWHNNGFYGHYQGQFKGESAQEYRLAAKPQPPAVFLQRCQEPAQQHFFSKHDNRTSYDKGPYCLLQGIGRRKDLERLGQRHTFLRWAPCELKLRQQRPLESSYQSDFRSVSELSSLPQRLVHFVQIQPARASTTYQQNFCQPFRGGLYGSDKLGLEASVTDTLPDLPGTPRPKLLQHYLHAGVSECLNWSRTLNKDS; this is encoded by the exons ATGCAAAGTGCTTTAGCAGGCTCCTGG CACAACAATGGCTTCTATGGACACTATCAAGGCCAATTCAAGGGTGAAAGTGCTCAAGAATACCGCCTTGCAGCCAAGCCCCAGCCTCCAGCAGTGTTCCTGCAGCGGTGTCAG GAGCCAGCGCAGCAACATTTCTTCTCCAAGCATGACAATCGTACATCCTACGACAAA GGCCCCTACTGCCTGCTGCAGGGCATCGGGAGGCGGAAAGACCTGGAGCGTCTGGGGCAGCGGCACACCTTCCTGCGCTGGGCACCCTGTGAGCTGAAGTTACGCCAGCAGAGGCCCCTCGAATCCTCCTACCAGTCTGATTTCCGGTCAGTCTCAGAACTCAGTAGCCTCCCCCAGCGCCTTGTCCACTTCGTGCAGATCCAGCCTGCCCGTGCCAGCACCACCTACCAGCAGAACTTCTGCCAGCCATTCCGAGGTGGCCTCTATGGTAGTGACAAATTGGGGCTGGAGGCCTCAGTCACGGACACACTGCCTGACCTCCCAGGAACCCCAAGACCTAAGCTGCTGCAGCACTACCTTCATGCTGGGGTCTCTGAGTGTCTAAATTGGTCCAGAACATTAAACAAGGATAGCTGA